The nucleotide sequence TCCCATATATGACTCTAACATCTGAAGCACTTCTTGCTCCAATCGGTCTTTTAAATACAGATCAAGAGCGGAAAAGGGCTCGTCTAATAAAATAACTTCCGGTTCATAAGCCATAATCCGAGCAAGCGCCGTTCTTTGCTGCTGTCCTCCGGAAAGCTGCTTTGGATAATGTTTTTCCAGACCTGCCAGACCAAACTTTTGAATCATCTCTTTGACCCGCTTATGTATATCCTGCTTATTTCCTT is from Desulfovibrio desulfuricans and encodes:
- a CDS encoding ATP-binding cassette domain-containing protein; this translates as GNKQDIHKRVKEMIQKFGLAGLEKHYPKQLSGGQQQRTALARIMAYEPEVILLDEPFSALDLYLKDRLEQEVLQMLESYMG